One stretch of Streptomyces sp. A2-16 DNA includes these proteins:
- a CDS encoding helix-turn-helix transcriptional regulator, which translates to MASLNVGNLGEYLREQRRTAQLSLRQLADAAGVSNPYLSQIERGLRKPSAEVLQQVAKALRISAETLYVRAGILDAERDRDDVETRAVILADPTLNERQKQVLLQIYESFRKENGFEIAPADAAPAPGDGAVEPQGEVQDGVGDVAAPDDDTAAQTVVRDTRKPRRTRKKTDGSDADPQQTAS; encoded by the coding sequence ATGGCATCGCTCAACGTCGGCAATCTCGGTGAGTATCTGCGTGAACAGCGGCGCACCGCGCAGCTGTCGCTCAGGCAGCTCGCCGATGCCGCCGGGGTGTCCAATCCGTATCTGAGCCAGATCGAGCGCGGGCTGCGCAAGCCGAGCGCGGAGGTGCTGCAGCAGGTCGCCAAGGCCCTGCGGATCTCCGCCGAGACGCTGTACGTGCGAGCCGGCATCCTCGACGCCGAGCGCGACCGGGACGACGTGGAGACACGTGCGGTCATCCTCGCCGATCCGACGCTCAACGAGCGGCAGAAGCAGGTGCTGCTCCAGATCTACGAGTCCTTCCGCAAGGAGAACGGCTTCGAGATCGCCCCTGCGGACGCGGCTCCCGCGCCGGGCGACGGAGCGGTGGAACCCCAGGGCGAGGTCCAGGACGGCGTCGGCGACGTGGCCGCGCCCGACGACGACACCGCCGCACAGACGGTCGTACGCGACACCCGCAAGCCGCGCAGGACCCGTAAGAAGACCGACGGCAGCGACGCCGACCCGCAGCAGACGGCCAGTTGA
- a CDS encoding class I SAM-dependent methyltransferase, protein MAARSPFRSTTEVPAMPDLDSQTPYWDAAATTKTFTHPLHMPWLDDVDERAAILDYGCGYGRVLHALEQQGFTNLTGVDASPGMISRARALRPTMPFAVLDAPPASAHPDASLDVVVLFAVLTCIPGDDAQRRLVGELRRVLEPGGLLYLSDLLLQDDERNRDRYARFAEPYGTYGVFETGDGAVCRHHPSDWFTSLLADFEIADTRRITVATMNGHASKGIQILARRG, encoded by the coding sequence ATGGCAGCGCGATCGCCGTTCCGGAGCACGACGGAGGTGCCCGCGATGCCCGACCTCGACAGCCAGACCCCTTACTGGGACGCCGCGGCGACGACCAAGACGTTCACGCATCCGCTGCACATGCCGTGGCTGGACGACGTCGACGAGCGTGCCGCGATCCTGGACTACGGCTGCGGTTACGGCCGGGTCCTGCACGCCCTCGAACAGCAGGGCTTCACGAACCTCACCGGCGTCGACGCCTCGCCGGGGATGATCTCCCGGGCACGCGCCCTGCGTCCGACGATGCCCTTCGCCGTGCTGGACGCACCGCCGGCATCGGCCCATCCGGACGCAAGCCTCGACGTGGTGGTCCTCTTCGCGGTGCTGACCTGCATACCCGGCGACGACGCCCAGCGACGGCTGGTCGGCGAGCTGCGCCGCGTCCTCGAACCGGGCGGGCTGCTCTACCTCAGCGATCTGCTGCTGCAGGACGACGAACGCAACCGTGACCGCTATGCGAGGTTCGCGGAACCCTACGGAACCTACGGAGTCTTCGAGACCGGCGACGGGGCAGTCTGCCGCCACCACCCGAGCGACTGGTTCACCTCGCTGCTCGCCGACTTCGAGATCGCCGACACCCGCCGCATCACCGTCGCGACCATGAACGGACACGCGTCGAAGGGAATCCAGATCCTGGCTCGCCGAGGCTGA
- a CDS encoding response regulator: MPVPIPRQRAIPAVESGQAPAVPKDDPSKEEAPRKEATVDNNAATQLSLLVIEDDPGGSTVVPELRDSTGKPIRVRTARNLTEAERLLTDDVHCILLDLALPAPGRLDDDDELAVLRHVLELAPRHAVLALTASGDAERGAEAVRVGAQDYLFRDELDGRLLSRAIRYAVERKRSDTAERRLAEGRVRAQENRRLERGLLPTPLLEGSSLRFAARYRPGRSRALLGGDFYDVVRTPDGTVHAMIGDVCGHGPDEAALGVELRIAWRALTLAGLCGDQLLGTLQEVLEHERSDDEIFATLCTVDIAPDGRRAGLCLAGHPSPLVARPGRPARLLPYENNGPALGLLPGARWPRMQVDLGAEWSLMLYTDGLIEGRVGQGGERLGQDGMVSMIRRQLSEGLRGEALLRAAVNEVRSLNGGELADDVAVLLLDRDG; this comes from the coding sequence ATGCCCGTACCCATACCGCGGCAGCGAGCGATCCCGGCCGTGGAGAGTGGTCAGGCGCCGGCCGTACCCAAGGACGACCCCTCCAAGGAAGAAGCCCCGCGCAAGGAAGCCACGGTCGACAACAACGCCGCCACCCAACTGAGCCTGCTGGTGATCGAGGACGATCCCGGCGGGTCCACGGTCGTCCCCGAACTCCGGGACTCGACCGGCAAGCCGATCCGCGTCCGCACCGCCCGCAACCTCACCGAGGCGGAGCGGCTGCTCACGGACGACGTGCACTGCATCCTGCTCGACCTCGCGCTGCCCGCGCCCGGCCGGCTGGATGACGACGACGAGCTCGCCGTACTGCGCCATGTCCTGGAGCTCGCACCCCGGCACGCCGTCCTCGCGCTCACCGCGTCCGGTGACGCCGAGCGCGGCGCGGAAGCGGTGCGGGTAGGCGCCCAGGACTACCTCTTCCGGGACGAACTGGACGGACGGCTGTTGAGCCGGGCGATCCGCTACGCGGTCGAGCGGAAACGTTCCGACACGGCGGAGCGCAGGCTGGCCGAGGGACGGGTGCGCGCGCAGGAGAACCGGCGCCTGGAGCGCGGGCTGCTGCCCACGCCGCTGCTGGAGGGTTCGTCGCTGCGGTTCGCCGCGCGGTACCGGCCCGGCCGCTCCCGGGCACTGCTCGGCGGGGACTTCTACGACGTCGTACGGACTCCCGACGGGACCGTGCACGCGATGATCGGCGACGTCTGCGGGCACGGCCCCGACGAGGCGGCGCTCGGCGTGGAGCTGCGGATCGCGTGGCGTGCGCTCACCCTGGCGGGGCTGTGCGGGGACCAGCTGCTCGGCACGCTGCAGGAGGTGCTGGAGCACGAGCGCTCCGACGACGAGATCTTCGCGACGCTGTGCACGGTCGACATAGCTCCGGACGGGCGGCGCGCGGGGCTGTGCCTCGCCGGGCATCCGTCACCGCTGGTGGCCCGCCCGGGGCGGCCCGCCCGCCTGCTGCCGTACGAGAACAACGGGCCCGCGCTGGGCCTGCTGCCGGGGGCCCGGTGGCCGCGGATGCAGGTGGATCTGGGGGCCGAGTGGAGTCTGATGCTCTACACCGACGGGCTGATCGAAGGTCGTGTCGGGCAGGGCGGGGAACGGCTGGGGCAGGACGGGATGGTGTCCATGATCCGTCGCCAGCTGTCCGAGGGCCTGCGAGGAGAGGCGTTGCTGCGGGCCGCGGTCAACGAGGTCCGATCGCTGAACGGCGGCGAGCTGGCGGACGACGTGGCGGTACTGCTGCTCGACCGGGACGGGTGA
- a CDS encoding DUF2516 family protein — protein sequence MQGFAGFMWLLSMALIVFSGFALFDAAIRREDAYRAADKKTKPFWLIILGLAFVVNLIFNILSFLPIIGLIATIVYMVDVRPAIRALPGGGRSGRGRGSSSDGPYGPYNGGR from the coding sequence ATGCAGGGGTTCGCAGGCTTCATGTGGCTGCTGAGCATGGCCCTGATCGTTTTCAGCGGCTTTGCGCTGTTCGACGCCGCCATCCGCCGCGAGGACGCCTACCGCGCGGCCGACAAGAAGACCAAGCCCTTCTGGCTGATCATCCTCGGGCTCGCCTTCGTGGTGAACCTGATCTTCAACATCCTGTCGTTCCTGCCGATCATCGGTCTCATCGCGACGATCGTCTACATGGTCGACGTCCGCCCGGCGATCCGCGCGCTCCCGGGCGGCGGCCGCAGCGGGCGGGGCAGGGGTTCGAGCAGCGACGGCCCTTACGGCCCGTACAACGGCGGCCGCTAG